From a region of the Enterobacter cancerogenus genome:
- the mtnK gene encoding S-methyl-5-thioribose kinase — protein MSQYRTFTAQDAVEYAKQFGGLDDPSTLVEAQEVGDGNLNLVFKIFDSAGVSRIIVKQALPYVRCVGESWPLTLDRARLEAQTLIEHYKHSPQHTVKIHHFDPALAVMVMEDLSSHRIWRGELIGNVSYPQAASQLGEYLAHTLFHTSDFYLHPHEKKARVAQFINPEMCEITEDLFFNDPYQIHARNNYPAELENDVAALREDAQLKIAVASLKHRFFSQAEALLHGDIHSGSIFVAEGSLKAIDAEFGYFGPIGFDMGTAIGNLLLNFCGLPGHLGIRDAAAAREQRLTDIQTLWHTFAERFQALAHEKTRDAALSAPGYATEFLKKVWQDAIGFCGTELIRRSVGLSHVADIDTIRDEAMRHECLRHAITLGKALIVIADRIDSAEELVARVRQYS, from the coding sequence ATGTCGCAATACCGTACCTTTACCGCCCAGGACGCCGTGGAGTATGCAAAGCAGTTCGGGGGCCTTGATGATCCCTCAACGCTGGTAGAGGCGCAGGAAGTGGGCGACGGCAACCTCAATCTGGTCTTTAAAATTTTTGACAGCGCAGGCGTAAGCCGCATCATCGTCAAGCAGGCGCTGCCCTACGTGCGCTGCGTGGGCGAATCCTGGCCGCTGACGCTGGACCGCGCCCGCCTGGAAGCGCAAACGCTGATCGAGCATTACAAACACAGCCCGCAGCATACGGTGAAAATCCACCACTTCGATCCGGCGCTGGCGGTGATGGTGATGGAAGATCTCTCCAGCCATCGCATCTGGCGCGGCGAGCTGATCGGTAACGTATCCTACCCGCAGGCAGCGAGCCAGTTGGGGGAATATCTCGCCCACACGCTGTTTCACACCAGCGATTTTTACCTGCATCCCCACGAGAAAAAAGCGCGGGTGGCGCAGTTCATCAACCCGGAGATGTGCGAGATCACCGAAGATCTGTTCTTTAACGATCCGTACCAGATCCACGCGCGCAATAACTACCCTGCCGAGCTGGAAAATGACGTGGCCGCCCTGCGTGAAGACGCCCAACTGAAAATTGCGGTGGCGTCCCTGAAGCACCGCTTCTTCTCGCAGGCCGAAGCCCTGCTGCATGGCGATATTCACAGCGGCTCGATTTTCGTGGCGGAAGGCAGCCTGAAAGCCATTGACGCCGAATTCGGCTACTTTGGGCCGATTGGCTTCGACATGGGTACCGCCATCGGCAACCTGCTGCTGAACTTCTGCGGCCTGCCGGGTCATCTGGGCATTCGCGATGCCGCCGCCGCCCGCGAGCAGCGTCTGACCGATATCCAGACGCTGTGGCACACCTTTGCGGAACGCTTCCAGGCGCTGGCACACGAGAAAACGCGCGACGCCGCGCTGAGTGCACCGGGCTACGCCACGGAATTCCTGAAAAAAGTCTGGCAGGACGCGATTGGCTTCTGCGGCACCGAGTTGATTCGCCGCAGCGTGGGGCTGTCGCACGTGGCGGATATCGACACCATTCGGGACGAGGCGATGCGCCACGAATGCCTGCGTCACGCCATCACGCTCGGCAAAGCGTTGATTGTGATTGCCGATCGCATCGACAGCGCGGAAGAGCTGGTGGCGCGGGTGC
- a CDS encoding 1,2-dihydroxy-3-keto-5-methylthiopentene dioxygenase, with amino-acid sequence MSALTLYSVNDPHQHLWHSTDADEIARQLNAKGVRFERWAADRDLGHDPTPDAVIDAYQHAIDKLVAEKGYQSWDVISLRADNPQKEALREKFLNEHTHGEDEVRFFVEGAGLFCLHIGDEVYQVLCEKNDLISVPAGTPHWFDMGSEPNFTAIRIFDNPEGWIAQFTGDAIADAYPRLA; translated from the coding sequence ATGAGCGCATTAACCCTTTATTCTGTTAACGATCCGCACCAGCACCTGTGGCACAGCACCGACGCCGACGAGATCGCCCGGCAGCTCAACGCCAAAGGCGTGCGGTTTGAACGCTGGGCGGCGGATCGTGATTTAGGCCACGATCCAACCCCCGACGCGGTGATCGACGCTTACCAACATGCGATCGACAAACTGGTGGCGGAAAAAGGCTATCAGAGCTGGGACGTCATCAGCCTGCGCGCCGATAACCCGCAGAAAGAGGCGCTACGCGAGAAGTTCCTCAACGAACACACCCACGGTGAAGACGAAGTACGCTTCTTCGTCGAGGGCGCCGGGCTGTTCTGCCTGCACATCGGCGACGAGGTGTATCAGGTACTGTGTGAGAAAAACGACCTGATTTCCGTCCCCGCCGGTACACCGCACTGGTTTGATATGGGGTCCGAGCCGAATTTTACCGCCATCCGTATTTTCGATAACCCGGAAGGATGGATTGCGCAGTTTACGGGCGATGCGATTGCGGATGCGTATCCACGGCTGGCCTGA
- the mtnA gene encoding S-methyl-5-thioribose-1-phosphate isomerase: MQTLQTTSLRVADNQLFILDQQALPQEKRWLDASSVEALVGHIHSLRVRGAPLIGLSASLLLALLAEKGARRDELAAALAILRASRPTAVNLMNNLDRMTLALDEADFVPALVAEALRLIDEDKQLCEAIAKAGSALVKPGSRLLTHCNTGGLATAGVGTALGVIARAHQEGNVTNVWVDETRPLLQGGRLTAWELGELGVPYQLITDSMAASLMAKGQVDAVWVGADRIAANGDVANKIGTYSLAVLAKFHGIPFYVAAPHTTLDRDCPNGEAIPIEQRAASEVTGVAGSFGAVQWAPENAQVYNPAFDVTPASLISGWVLDTGVVTPKEVAEGRFA, translated from the coding sequence ATGCAGACATTACAGACGACCAGCCTGCGGGTGGCGGATAATCAGCTCTTTATTCTCGACCAGCAGGCGCTTCCGCAGGAGAAACGCTGGCTGGATGCCTCCAGCGTAGAGGCGCTGGTCGGGCACATTCACAGCCTGCGGGTGCGCGGCGCGCCGCTGATTGGTCTTTCTGCAAGCCTGCTGCTGGCGCTGCTGGCAGAAAAGGGCGCACGTCGTGACGAACTGGCGGCGGCGCTGGCGATCCTGCGGGCGTCACGTCCGACAGCGGTCAACCTGATGAACAACCTCGACCGCATGACGCTGGCGCTCGACGAGGCGGATTTTGTCCCGGCGCTGGTAGCCGAAGCGCTGCGCCTGATTGACGAAGACAAACAGCTCTGTGAGGCGATCGCGAAAGCGGGCAGCGCGCTGGTTAAGCCTGGCAGCCGCCTGCTGACCCACTGCAACACCGGCGGGCTGGCGACGGCGGGCGTCGGCACGGCGCTGGGCGTCATTGCCCGCGCGCATCAGGAAGGTAACGTGACCAACGTCTGGGTGGATGAAACCCGCCCGCTTCTGCAGGGCGGCAGGCTCACCGCATGGGAACTCGGCGAACTGGGCGTGCCGTATCAGCTGATCACCGATTCGATGGCCGCCAGCCTGATGGCAAAAGGACAGGTAGACGCCGTGTGGGTGGGGGCTGACCGCATTGCTGCCAACGGCGACGTGGCGAACAAAATTGGCACCTATTCGCTGGCGGTACTGGCGAAATTCCACGGCATACCGTTTTACGTCGCCGCGCCGCACACCACCCTCGACCGCGACTGTCCGAACGGCGAGGCGATCCCGATTGAGCAGCGCGCCGCCAGCGAAGTGACAGGCGTCGCCGGAAGCTTCGGCGCGGTCCAGTGGGCGCCGGAGAACGCGCAGGTCTACAACCCGGCGTTTGACGTTACGCCTGCCTCGCTGATTAGCGGCTGGGTGCTGGATACGGGCGTGGTTACGCCGAAAGAGGTGGCAGAAGGGAGATTTGCCTGA
- a CDS encoding SRPBCC family protein, producing MTLDPDTDLKLERVVDAPRDLLWLCWTTPEHIKNFFIPAPHTVTDCDLDLRVGGRFNTVFEVDGQRMDNRGVFLEIDPGKKLVFTDGYTEGWKPAEKPFMTAILLLEDVGEGKTRYTAIARHPTKEIREQHEQMGFHEGWGIVLDQLVRYVKELKR from the coding sequence ATGACGCTCGATCCTGATACTGACTTAAAACTGGAACGCGTGGTGGATGCACCGCGCGATCTGCTGTGGCTATGCTGGACCACGCCAGAGCACATCAAAAATTTCTTCATTCCTGCTCCCCACACAGTAACCGATTGCGATCTCGACCTGCGCGTGGGCGGACGGTTTAACACCGTGTTTGAGGTGGACGGGCAGCGGATGGACAACCGGGGTGTGTTTCTTGAAATCGATCCCGGTAAAAAGCTGGTTTTTACCGACGGCTATACCGAAGGCTGGAAACCCGCCGAGAAGCCCTTTATGACTGCAATTCTGTTGCTGGAAGACGTCGGGGAGGGTAAAACCCGCTATACGGCGATTGCGCGCCATCCAACAAAAGAAATCCGGGAACAGCATGAGCAAATGGGTTTCCACGAAGGGTGGGGGATAGTGCTGGATCAGCTGGTGAGGTATGTGAAGGAATTGAAGCGGTAG
- a CDS encoding helix-turn-helix domain-containing protein, producing the protein MRHQNWHPADIIAALKKQGTSLSALSRKAGLSSSTLANALSRPWPKGELIIAQALNVPPDVIWPERYIDEKGEPIFRQMRATRKKTCLT; encoded by the coding sequence ATGCGTCATCAGAACTGGCATCCTGCCGATATCATCGCCGCACTCAAGAAACAGGGTACAAGCCTGTCTGCGTTGTCACGCAAGGCTGGCCTTTCATCTTCCACACTGGCAAACGCACTATCGCGTCCATGGCCTAAAGGAGAATTAATCATCGCTCAGGCGCTGAACGTTCCACCGGATGTGATATGGCCCGAAAGATACATTGATGAAAAGGGGGAGCCAATATTTCGTCAGATGAGAGCGACAAGGAAAAAAACCTGTTTAACATGA
- a CDS encoding helix-turn-helix transcriptional regulator, whose protein sequence is MASVYSDQYQRVINALKKARKEKGITQAQLAEALGKPQSFIAKVENGERRLDVVEFVHLARLVGADLQRIIASI, encoded by the coding sequence ATGGCCTCAGTTTACTCGGATCAATACCAGCGCGTTATCAATGCGTTGAAGAAAGCTCGCAAAGAAAAGGGAATCACTCAGGCGCAGCTTGCGGAGGCATTGGGCAAACCGCAGTCGTTTATTGCGAAGGTGGAAAACGGTGAGCGTAGGTTGGATGTGGTGGAGTTTGTGCATCTGGCGAGACTGGTTGGCGCTGATTTGCAGAGGATTATCGCCAGCATTTAA